A window from Streptomyces sp. NBC_00335 encodes these proteins:
- a CDS encoding sugar ABC transporter permease, with amino-acid sequence MSTQHIDPVNPAAAHDAIPAVDPRLLVREQGFAGYVNEFGRKLKAGDLGSVPVVLGLIIIWSIFQGLNSNFLGAENLTNIAITMTATGMMAVGIIFVLLLGEIDLSVGSVSGVSGAIVAVLSVTNGVNEWLAILAAIAGGALIGSLHGFFFAKIGAPAFAVTLSGLLFWSGAMLQILGSNGTINLDSEGVVGQLTTYFFSDVAVGYGLAALAVAGYFLATFSDNRRRAAAGVPSRPLGEILLRTGLLAVFTFGPAMVFNQYKGLPLAIVLFLLALVGTDFLLRRTTFGRQVFALGGSVEASRRAGINVNRVRITVFAIAGTFAAIGGLFWASKIAAANQSAGAGDLLMNVIAAAVIGGTSLFGGRGRTWNALLGVMVITSIQYGLALEGIATPIQYMITGAVLLATVVIDSITRKTQKTAGRA; translated from the coding sequence GTGAGCACCCAGCACATAGACCCCGTCAACCCGGCTGCCGCCCACGACGCCATTCCGGCCGTGGACCCCCGCCTGCTCGTCCGCGAGCAGGGCTTCGCCGGGTACGTGAACGAGTTCGGCCGCAAGCTCAAGGCCGGCGACCTGGGCTCCGTGCCCGTCGTCCTCGGCCTGATCATCATCTGGAGCATCTTCCAGGGCCTGAACTCGAACTTCCTCGGCGCCGAGAACCTCACCAACATCGCGATCACGATGACGGCCACCGGCATGATGGCGGTCGGCATCATCTTCGTCCTGCTGCTCGGTGAGATCGACCTCTCGGTCGGCTCGGTCAGCGGTGTCTCGGGCGCGATCGTGGCCGTCCTCTCGGTCACCAACGGCGTCAACGAATGGCTGGCCATCCTCGCGGCGATCGCCGGAGGCGCCCTGATCGGCTCCCTCCACGGCTTCTTCTTCGCCAAGATCGGCGCCCCGGCCTTCGCGGTCACCCTTTCGGGCCTGCTCTTCTGGTCCGGCGCCATGCTGCAGATCCTCGGCAGCAACGGCACGATCAACCTCGACTCCGAGGGCGTGGTCGGGCAGCTGACCACGTACTTCTTCTCGGACGTGGCCGTCGGCTACGGGCTCGCCGCCCTCGCCGTGGCGGGGTACTTCCTCGCCACGTTCTCCGACAACCGGCGCCGCGCGGCCGCGGGGGTCCCCTCCCGCCCGCTCGGCGAGATCCTGCTGCGCACCGGGCTCCTCGCGGTGTTCACCTTCGGTCCGGCCATGGTGTTCAACCAGTACAAGGGCCTGCCGCTGGCGATCGTGCTCTTCCTGCTGGCCCTGGTCGGCACGGACTTCCTCCTGCGGCGCACCACCTTTGGCCGCCAGGTCTTCGCCCTCGGCGGCAGCGTCGAGGCCTCCCGGCGCGCCGGCATCAACGTCAACCGGGTCCGGATCACGGTCTTCGCGATCGCCGGCACCTTCGCGGCCATCGGCGGCCTCTTCTGGGCCTCCAAGATCGCGGCGGCGAACCAGAGCGCCGGCGCCGGCGACCTGCTGATGAACGTGATCGCGGCGGCCGTCATCGGCGGCACCAGCCTCTTCGGCGGACGCGGCCGGACCTGGAACGCCCTCCTCGGCGTCATGGTCATCACCTCCATCCAGTACGGTCTGGCCCTGGAGGGCATCGCGACGCCGATCCAGTACATGATCACGGGCGCGGTCCTCCTCGCCACCGTGGTGATCGACTCGATCACCCGCAAGACGCAGAAGACGGCCGGGCGCGCCTGA
- a CDS encoding ROK family transcriptional regulator, with protein MQTPGSQSSLHRANLERVVRAVRLAGSLTQAEIARSTGLSAATVSNIVRELKEAGTVEVTDTSAGGRRARSVSLSGDAGIVIGVDFGHTHLRVAVGNLAHQVLAEESEPLDVDASWVDGFDRAEALVGRLVEGIGIGRDKVIGVGLGVPGPIDLESGTLGSTAILPGWAGINPRRELSQRLGVPVYVDNDANLGALGELVWGSGRGVKDLAYIKVASGVGAGLVINGQIYRGPGGTAGEIGHITLDESGPVCRCGNRGCLETFAAARYVLPLLQSSHGPELTMERVVELARDGDPGCRRVITDVGRHIGSGVASLCNLLNPSRVVLGGSLADAGELVLAPIRESVGRYAIPSAARQLSVLTGSLGGRAEVLGALALVLSEMGDSTLLAENGSGVRAPAVLSSVR; from the coding sequence GTGCAGACTCCCGGATCGCAGTCTTCGCTGCATCGCGCCAATCTGGAGCGCGTCGTACGGGCGGTGCGGCTCGCCGGTTCGCTGACCCAGGCGGAGATCGCCCGGAGCACCGGACTGTCGGCGGCCACGGTCTCCAACATCGTCCGGGAACTCAAGGAGGCCGGGACCGTCGAGGTCACGGACACCTCCGCCGGGGGCAGGCGGGCGCGCAGCGTCTCGCTCAGCGGGGACGCCGGCATCGTGATCGGCGTGGACTTCGGCCACACCCACCTGCGGGTGGCCGTGGGGAACCTGGCCCACCAGGTGCTGGCCGAGGAGTCCGAGCCGCTGGACGTGGACGCCTCCTGGGTCGACGGCTTCGACCGGGCCGAAGCCCTGGTGGGACGGCTGGTCGAGGGCATCGGGATCGGCCGCGACAAGGTCATCGGCGTCGGGCTCGGCGTACCGGGCCCCATCGACCTGGAGTCCGGCACCCTCGGCTCCACCGCGATCCTGCCGGGCTGGGCCGGGATCAACCCGCGCCGCGAGCTCTCGCAGCGCCTGGGCGTACCGGTGTACGTGGACAACGACGCGAACCTCGGGGCGCTCGGCGAACTCGTTTGGGGGAGCGGGCGGGGAGTAAAGGACCTGGCCTACATCAAGGTCGCCAGCGGCGTCGGCGCGGGGCTGGTCATCAACGGCCAGATCTACCGCGGACCCGGCGGCACGGCCGGCGAGATCGGGCACATCACGCTCGACGAATCGGGTCCCGTCTGCCGCTGCGGCAACCGCGGCTGCCTGGAGACCTTCGCCGCGGCCCGGTACGTGCTGCCGCTCCTGCAGAGCAGCCACGGACCGGAGTTGACGATGGAACGGGTGGTGGAACTCGCCCGGGACGGGGACCCCGGCTGCCGTCGCGTCATCACCGACGTGGGCCGCCACATCGGCAGCGGCGTGGCCAGTCTGTGCAATCTCCTGAACCCGAGCCGGGTGGTCCTGGGAGGCTCCCTCGCGGACGCCGGTGAACTGGTCCTGGCCCCCATCCGTGAATCCGTGGGGAGGTACGCGATCCCCAGTGCCGCCCGGCAATTGTCGGTGCTCACGGGGTCCCTGGGCGGGCGGGCCGAGGTGCTGGGCGCGCTGGCCCTCGTACTGAGTGAGATGGGCGATTCGACACTTTTGGCGGAAAATGGAAGTGGAGTGCGAGCTCCCGCCGTCTTGTCTTCAGTTAGATAA
- a CDS encoding ATP-binding cassette domain-containing protein: MVHVSAAPVLALRGVSKRFGAVQALTDVELEIHSGEVVALVGDNGAGKSTLVKTIAGVHPIDDGVIEWEGRPVSITKPHDAQNLGIATVYQDLALCDNIDVVGNLFLGRELKRRGILDEVEMERRARELLTTLSIRIPSVRIPIASLSGGQRQTVAIARSMLGEPQLVILDEPTAALGVEQTAQVLDLVERLRERGHAVILISHNMADVKAVADKVAVLRLGRNNGVFSVKDTSQEEIISAITGATDNAVTRRAARTGEARK, from the coding sequence ATGGTTCATGTGTCCGCTGCGCCCGTACTGGCGTTGCGCGGGGTCTCGAAGCGGTTCGGCGCCGTTCAGGCCCTCACCGACGTAGAACTCGAGATCCACTCCGGCGAGGTGGTCGCCCTCGTCGGCGACAACGGCGCCGGTAAGTCCACGCTGGTCAAGACGATCGCCGGCGTGCACCCCATCGATGACGGAGTCATCGAGTGGGAGGGCCGTCCGGTCTCGATCACCAAGCCCCACGACGCCCAGAACCTGGGCATCGCGACGGTCTACCAGGACCTCGCGCTGTGCGACAACATCGACGTCGTCGGCAACCTCTTCCTGGGACGCGAGCTCAAGCGGCGCGGCATCCTCGACGAGGTGGAGATGGAGCGGCGCGCACGCGAGCTCCTGACCACCCTGTCCATCCGGATCCCCAGTGTCCGCATCCCCATCGCCTCGCTCTCCGGCGGCCAGCGCCAGACCGTGGCGATCGCCCGTTCCATGCTGGGCGAGCCCCAGCTCGTGATCCTCGACGAGCCCACCGCCGCCCTCGGCGTCGAGCAGACCGCACAGGTGCTCGACCTGGTCGAGCGGCTGCGCGAGCGCGGTCACGCCGTCATCCTCATCAGCCACAACATGGCCGATGTGAAGGCCGTGGCCGACAAGGTGGCCGTCCTGCGGCTGGGCCGCAACAACGGCGTCTTCTCCGTGAAGGACACGTCGCAGGAAGAGATCATCTCCGCCATCACCGGGGCCACGGACAACGCCGTGACCCGCCGGGCGGCCCGCACAGGGGAGGCCCGCAAGTGA
- a CDS encoding sugar ABC transporter substrate-binding protein: MNTRMRRVAVAVAAGTMAVSLAACGSAKESGDKKDNASGAVKGGAIKVGLLLPENQTARYEKFDKPLIEKAVKELTAGKGEVVYANAKQDATTQNSQVDTMITNKVNVLIIDAVDSKAIAGSVKKAKEAGIPVVAYDRLAEGPIDAYTSFDNEEVGKVQGKALLEALGDKAKAGQIVMMNGSVTDPNAALFKKGAHSVLDGKVNVGKEYDTVEWKPENANTNMAAALSALGKDKVIGVYSANDGMAGGIITALKAAGVSPLPPVTGQDAELAGVQRIVAGEQFMSVYKPYAPEAEAAAKMAVALAKGEPIATTATAKVDSPTTKGVPSLLIPVVSLTKANVKDTVIRDNVYTADEICTDKYAAACAAIGLK, encoded by the coding sequence ATGAACACGCGTATGCGCAGAGTCGCCGTCGCCGTTGCCGCCGGCACCATGGCCGTCTCGCTCGCCGCTTGCGGCAGCGCGAAGGAGTCCGGGGACAAGAAGGACAACGCCTCCGGAGCGGTCAAGGGCGGCGCGATCAAGGTCGGTCTGCTCCTCCCGGAGAACCAGACCGCGCGTTACGAGAAGTTCGACAAGCCGCTCATCGAGAAGGCCGTCAAGGAGCTCACCGCGGGCAAGGGCGAGGTCGTCTACGCCAACGCCAAGCAGGACGCGACCACGCAGAACTCGCAGGTCGACACGATGATCACCAACAAGGTGAACGTCCTGATCATCGACGCGGTGGACTCCAAGGCCATCGCCGGCTCGGTCAAGAAGGCCAAGGAGGCCGGCATCCCGGTCGTGGCCTACGACCGCCTCGCCGAGGGCCCGATCGACGCCTACACCTCCTTCGACAACGAAGAGGTCGGCAAGGTCCAGGGCAAGGCGCTCCTGGAGGCCCTGGGCGACAAGGCCAAGGCCGGCCAGATCGTCATGATGAACGGCTCCGTCACCGACCCGAACGCCGCGCTGTTCAAGAAGGGCGCGCACTCCGTCCTCGACGGCAAGGTGAACGTCGGCAAGGAGTACGACACCGTCGAGTGGAAGCCGGAGAACGCCAACACCAACATGGCGGCCGCGCTCTCGGCGCTCGGCAAGGACAAGGTCATCGGCGTCTACTCCGCCAATGACGGCATGGCCGGCGGCATCATCACCGCCCTCAAGGCGGCCGGCGTGTCCCCCCTGCCCCCGGTCACGGGCCAGGACGCCGAACTCGCCGGTGTGCAGCGGATCGTGGCGGGCGAGCAGTTCATGAGCGTCTACAAGCCGTACGCCCCCGAGGCCGAGGCCGCCGCGAAGATGGCCGTGGCCCTCGCCAAGGGCGAGCCGATCGCGACCACCGCCACCGCGAAGGTCGACAGCCCCACCACCAAGGGCGTCCCGTCCCTGCTGATCCCGGTCGTCTCGCTGACCAAGGCGAACGTCAAGGACACCGTCATCCGTGACAACGTCTACACGGCCGACGAGATCTGCACCGACAAGTACGCGGCCGCCTGCGCCGCCATCGGCCTGAAGTAG
- the dxs gene encoding 1-deoxy-D-xylulose-5-phosphate synthase — MLLTRIKGPRDLDRLSQEELDRLAAEIRTFLVDAVSKTGGHLGPNLGVVELTIALHRVFDSPKDKVLFDTGHQAYVHKLLTGRQDFGGLRTKGGLSGYPSRAESDHDVIENSHASTVLGWADGFAKANEVLGKEDHHVAAVIGDGALTGGMAWEALNNIAAAKDRPLVIVVNDNERSYGPTIGGLANHLATLRTTDGYERFLARGKDLLERTPVVGKPLYETLHGAKKGLKDFIAPQGMFEDLGLKYIGPIDGHDIEALESALQRAKRFSGPVIVHCLTQKGRGYEPAVQDEADRFHAVGVIHPDTGLPVSTDAASWTSVFADEMVKLGRERKDIVAITAAMLQPVGLKKFADAYPDRIFDVGIAEQHGATSAAGLASGGAHPVFAVYATFLNRAFDQVLMDVALHKCGVTFVLDRAGVTGTDGASHNGMWDMSILQVVPGLRLAAPRDAEQLRAQLNEAVLVKDAPTVVRFSKGVVGPAVPAIGKIGGMDVLRRPADEVTRPDVLLVSVGALAPMCLEIADLLDKQGISTTVVDPRWVKPVDEALAPLADRHRVVVTVEDNSRTGGVGSAVAQALRDAGVDVPLRDFGIPQRFLDHATRKEVMAEIGLTAPDIARQVTGLVAKLDGRYESEPAAAVD, encoded by the coding sequence GTGCTGCTGACCCGCATCAAGGGACCGCGCGATCTGGACCGGCTCAGCCAGGAGGAGCTCGACAGGCTCGCCGCAGAGATCAGGACCTTCCTCGTCGACGCCGTCTCCAAGACCGGCGGGCACCTCGGCCCCAACCTCGGTGTCGTCGAGCTGACGATCGCTCTGCACAGGGTCTTCGACTCGCCCAAGGACAAGGTCCTCTTCGACACCGGCCACCAGGCCTACGTGCACAAGCTGCTCACCGGCCGCCAGGACTTCGGCGGCCTGCGCACCAAGGGCGGCCTGTCGGGCTACCCCTCGCGCGCCGAGTCCGACCACGACGTGATCGAGAACTCGCACGCGTCCACCGTGCTGGGCTGGGCCGACGGCTTCGCGAAGGCCAACGAGGTGCTCGGCAAGGAGGACCACCACGTCGCCGCGGTCATCGGCGACGGAGCCCTCACCGGCGGCATGGCCTGGGAGGCGCTGAACAACATCGCCGCCGCCAAGGACCGCCCCCTGGTGATCGTCGTCAACGACAACGAGCGCTCGTACGGCCCCACCATCGGCGGCCTCGCGAACCACCTGGCCACCCTGCGCACCACGGACGGCTACGAGCGCTTCCTGGCCCGCGGCAAGGACCTCCTGGAGCGCACCCCGGTCGTCGGGAAGCCCCTCTACGAGACCCTGCACGGCGCCAAGAAGGGCCTCAAGGACTTCATCGCCCCGCAGGGCATGTTCGAGGACCTGGGCCTGAAGTACATCGGGCCCATCGACGGGCACGACATCGAGGCCCTGGAATCGGCCCTGCAGCGCGCCAAGCGCTTCAGCGGACCGGTCATCGTGCACTGCCTCACCCAGAAGGGCCGGGGCTACGAGCCGGCCGTCCAGGACGAGGCCGACCGCTTCCACGCGGTCGGCGTGATCCACCCGGACACCGGCCTGCCGGTCTCCACCGACGCCGCCAGCTGGACCTCCGTCTTCGCCGACGAGATGGTCAAGCTGGGCCGGGAGCGCAAGGACATCGTCGCCATCACCGCGGCCATGCTCCAGCCCGTCGGCCTGAAGAAGTTCGCCGACGCCTACCCGGACCGGATCTTCGACGTCGGCATCGCCGAGCAGCACGGCGCCACCTCGGCGGCGGGCCTGGCCTCCGGCGGCGCCCACCCGGTCTTCGCGGTGTACGCGACCTTCCTCAACCGCGCCTTCGACCAGGTCCTGATGGACGTGGCCCTGCACAAGTGCGGGGTCACCTTCGTCCTGGACCGTGCCGGTGTCACCGGCACCGACGGCGCCTCCCACAACGGCATGTGGGACATGTCCATCCTCCAGGTGGTCCCGGGCCTGCGCCTGGCGGCCCCGCGCGACGCCGAGCAGCTGCGCGCGCAGCTGAACGAGGCCGTCCTGGTGAAGGACGCGCCGACCGTCGTGCGCTTCTCCAAGGGCGTCGTCGGCCCCGCCGTGCCGGCCATCGGCAAGATCGGCGGCATGGACGTGCTGCGCCGTCCGGCCGACGAGGTCACCCGGCCGGACGTACTGCTCGTCTCGGTCGGCGCGCTCGCCCCGATGTGCCTGGAGATCGCCGACCTCCTCGACAAGCAGGGGATCTCCACGACCGTGGTCGACCCCCGCTGGGTCAAGCCGGTGGACGAGGCTCTGGCCCCGCTCGCCGACCGCCACCGCGTGGTCGTCACCGTGGAGGACAACAGCCGTACCGGCGGTGTCGGCTCCGCCGTGGCGCAGGCACTGCGGGACGCGGGGGTCGACGTACCGCTGCGTGACTTCGGCATTCCGCAGCGCTTCCTGGACCACGCCACGCGCAAGGAGGTCATGGCCGAGATCGGTCTGACCGCCCCGGACATCGCGCGGCAGGTCACGGGCCTGGTGGCCAAGCTGGACGGGCGCTACGAGAGCGAGCCGGCCGCCGCCGTCGACTGA